Below is a window of Zygosaccharomyces rouxii strain CBS732 chromosome C complete sequence DNA.
TGATGCCCTAAAAGAAAACCAAACATTGACCAATGGTTCCGGCCCAGAGGAGAGCAAGGTCGAAGAATTAGAACATCGTCTAGCGCAAGAAACTTCGCTGAATCATTACTTAAGCCAGAAGCTGTCATCCCGTCCAAATAGCTCCAGATCAGTTACGGAGCTGGGCCCCATGAGGGAAGAGGAATTGAGAGATTACCAAGAGATGAAtattcaattggaagaaacCAAGCGAAACCTGGAATTGCTGAtagaggaaaagaaagatctTATTTCGAGATTGAGATTCACCGAGACGAGGTTggcttcctcttctttcGATTCACAATTAGCACACACTCAGgtcaagaaattaaaagagATGCTCCAAAACAGCAACCCATCAATAGATTTGGATAAAGAACTTCAAGACTTGAAACCTTCAGAAgtgaatttggaaaaattagTTTTAGAAGTGGATCATCTTAAGAGACAACTCGATATTGAGACGAAAGCTCGCTATGATGCCGAGAATATCGTGGCTGCTCTACACAATAAATTTAGTCAGATTCAAAGATCggattcttcatctgatATTTACAGGCTAAAATACGAAGCGAGTGAGGAGCGCGCCAAATCTCTAGAAAATAAACTACGTCAAGTGCCGCTCAAGGATAAGACAAATTTACCAGGTAGCATTTTCACGAACAGAGACAACGTCTCTAAATATGCTGATGAAGTCCGTTTCCACAAGTTGGAAAACTACAAACTTCAGGAAATACTCGTTGACTCTAATAAGAAAATCGCAAACTTAAACAGTGAGATCAAACAGTTCACTTCCAGAGAGTCCTTATTGACTGCTGAGATTGAAAGGTTAGAGAAGGATTTACATTCTACTGAGGGTCAAAACCAAATGTTATCAGCTACTATAAGACAACAAAGAGCACAGTTTGACAGTATGGTTGGTGATCTGCATGACACAGAGTCCAAGTCTAGGGAATACATTCGTGCTTTAAAGCAggctgaagaagatgtgaAAAGCATGGCAGCTATAATCGAAAATATGAAGGCTCATATAAAACAAAAGGACAAGTTGATTTGGCAGAgagaaactgaaaaaaatgaacTCGAGATGCAATTGCAAGAGGCTTCTCTAGAACTTAAGAGAATTCAAGACATCAATGAAATGCTTGGAGCAGACTTAAcccatttgaaagaaaggTTAGccaaaagagaagaagatgcacAATCCATCGCAATCATTGATAGTCTAAAACAAGATCTTAACACTTTCATGAAATCTGAGACAGCaatgaagaaggaaatttcaacttaCAGATATCAATTAGAGTCCTTAGCTCACGAATCAGAAATCAAGCTTGATGAGCTTTTAAAACAAGTTCAGCATTATGAAAAAGTTGTAGCAGCCTTGAGTAATGAACGGGATATAGCTGATGCCGCTGAGAAAGACTTAACAAAGAAACTCGAAGTCATGATACTTAGAACAGATACATTGGCAGAAACCGTTGAGGCTGTCTCTAGGGATAAAAACCAACTTGAGGCagaattggagaaaatgAGAGATGAACTGGTCAAGTCTACTGctaattttgaagatacATTACAAGAGAATCATGATATTGCTAATAATGTCAGTTATTTGGAAGACACAttgaaattacaaagagaCCAAAATGCAAGAAATGAAGCTTTGGTCAAACAGTTACAAGACGATGTAGATTTATTGAAGGCAACTCTTAAGGAGGAAAAgcaaaaattcattgagCTTGACGAAGAGAGTCAAGCTCTAGAAAAGATAAACAATCAAGCAAATAACAGGATTGAATTCCTAGAGACTCAATTGGCGGATACCAGTGAGAAAGATGCATGGTTATCTAAAATGCACGAGTTGGAAAACCTGGTGACCAAGGAAACACAGGCAAAATACGAAGAGATGAAAAGGGTTAAAAACCTCGAATTATTTGTCGAAAAcctgaaagaaaagaatgcTAATCAGACTGAAATAATTGATATAGCTAATGCCGacaaagaacaatttgattcaagatTGTTGCAGTACAATGAACAACTAATGCTCATGGAGAAGCACATCTCAAAACAAGAAATGGATCTAAAGAAATGTATGCGTGATAATGCTAATTACCAAAATAAGGTAGAAGGATTAGAAAGAGAGGTCACTTTCTGGAAAGACAGATACGATACGCTAGCCTCTGGTAGGAACAGCGCAAAGGCTACTCATACTGAAGAAGTTTTCATTTGATGTTCACGTCGggaaagaattaaaaaaaaaaaataataggAAGATAGAATGACCAAATGGTCCCCATAATTAAGCATAGTATTATTTATATTATTAtagttctttttttatttacaTGTTATCAAATTATGCAAGAAGAAACAAAGTATATATGTGGGAAAAAGAGGTAATGCTGgacattttcaattttagaACCAGCCTAGTCTTCTAGTCTTTGGTTTTGAAATCGAACCTTCTTCTAGTTTAGGATAGTTTCCTAGACCATATTGTCTGAGAACTGTTTCTACGTCGCCAAACGCCTCTCTTTGACCTTGCATTACAACAGTTGCCTTACCAGTAGACCCGTTCGAATTCTTTACTTTACCGGTAAATATCGTCTCTGCAACACGCTTTATATCACTAGGTGTTAATTTCTCAATATTTGCAATCATTTCTTCTACAGGTACTTTTTTACCATTGAGCTGTACCTGCCTACCCATATCTTCTAGTTCTACCAATTTAGATTCTAAATTCATTAACaatgatgattttaattGATTTTTGGCCCTGgatacttcttcttctgttaATTCAAACTTTTTATCAGCAAACAAATTACTAAATTGTCTGGCAATGACATCTACCACGTAAGCAGCAGCCTGAGGAATGCAGGACACGTTGATGCCAAAAATACCAGAATCCGAATATGAGTGGTTAAAGGCAACACAATtttcgatgaagaagaattgatttaaAACGTGAGTGTAGAGTCTGGAGTACATTCCCTTTCCTGGGCCACCGGCGCTAAAggaaccaccaccacctaaTAACGTCTGCAAAGTGGCCACAGCATAAATATCTGGGTGATCAATAGGATagctttcaaatccaatctGAATGTGATAAAGTTCAGGTAAATTACCAAACACTGGTGCTGGTGGAACACAAGTCTCACCACCTTGGTATACCGCAGGGGCTTTTGCAATAGGAGGATGTGACGACTTCCAATCACCTAAGTGTTTATCTGCATACTCTAGAGCCTGTTCATGAGATACACCAACGAAGGCAGCAACCGTGTTTTCAGGATTGTAAAATTTGTTTCTATAATCTGCCAAAtaatatttggaaatgGAGGGAACCAACTCACGGGGGCACAACAATGGTGAGCCTAGTGTCTCCCCACCATATGCTGTAGTATGTAATAATTCAGGTAAAATCATTTCAGGTTTCAACCAtacttcatcaatttcatacTCTGCTGTCATTTTTTGTTCATCTACTTCCTCCTGTTTTATCAGCGGATACCTTACAGTTTCACTCATCAAGTTCAGCATTTTATCCACATCTTGGTTAAAAACAGAGGCCTGATACATCATATTTTCTCTAGAGGAAGTACATTGATAATTACCACCTAATAATTCCAAAGTTTCAGCCATAGTTCTCCCGTCAACATGTTCCGAAGATTTGAAGGCAAGTCTATCAAGGATGTGTGTGCAACCCTTCAAATTTCTAGTCTCGTAACGGGATCCAGCACCAACATATAGCCCCAAGGCGCTGAAATGACCAGGTGTGCTAGAAGTGGCCACTTTAAGACCATTAGGTAATTGGGTCAGGCGAAAGGAGTTATTAGCAATCTGCGAATACAATCGGGTTGAATTTCTGAGCATAGTGTGGGGACAGGAAAATATCAAACGCCTTAGTCTATAAGCAAATAGTCTTCAAGGCACCCTTTTATTTGATCTTACATATATATTTGAATCATTTACATAAAATTTCAGTTAATTTGAACTTCGAACATTCCTCtatttaatttcaaatttcctCTTATAGCTAATTACTTGTTAAATAGTAGCTGCCATAAAAAGTAACTATGATACGTCATTAATGATACATTGAAATTACCTAAAAAAGATAATTCCTAGTGTAGTAACTTACCACATTGGGAGGCATTGCTCGTCGAGAGTGACCATTGATTATTCGACATTTTACCTAATTGGGAATGATAGACGTGCCTGAACGTAAATCCTATTGTAAACTACAATAATGAGCTGGATGAAAACTTCATTTTGATTGAAAACACAAATTCTTGGATCAGTCGGGTGGGATCGGGTTGGTGATTGTATTTATTGAAATgatttatatatatatatatactCTATTTTACAAGATGCTAAATGTAGAAATGCCTAACCCTTGTACGCAAATCGTGacaaggaagaaattgatcttaCCGCTGGTCTTGCAACCGCTGTATCTGTACGTTCAATCGTTGGTTTCACCAAAATATTTGCTCTTTTATGAGTTGATTCACTTTTTTGAATGCCGTTGACATCTTTTGAAGTAAGTGGTTTGCGGGTAAAAGTCTCACGATCACTTTCCTGACTTGATGAATACCTGAACTTCTGCAAAGCATTATAAGATCCAGTAGTAACGCGGGTATTGGGGCGAAGTTCAGCTTGGGTAGTGATAACCTTGGCTTTTCTATTCCCCTCCTCCAATTCACTCAAAGAATCGCTATCGTCCTCTTGTGTAGACACACTACTATTCGCGGTGCCAGGTGGCACGAATGAACTTGGTACTTGAGTAAATGCCTCAGACTCAGGAATTTCTGTGTCCAATTCACTATCATTCTCTTCGGTTTGTTGTTCCGAAACTATGGGGGGTGTTGTTGGGGTTGTTAAATTATTACGAGaggtaaagaatttactTGTACCTGAATCTTCGATAGTGTCACCTCTGGTCACCGACAATTTTCTACGTTTAATTGCCACATCTAATTTACTCTCAACATCTCTACGAGGTACCATTGGTTGCGATCTCTTTTGAGTGGTTGGTGCCcccaatttttgaaaaaacgAGTCAATCGAAGACGCTGTTGGAACATTGCTGGCGGAAGTGTTCACAATGGGCCCTTCCGACTTGGAAGAAAGCTGTAATCTGTGTTCTCTATTAACAAGCCTGTTGTGAAAATTGTAAGGATTCAGTTCTCCCATGGCGACTAAAGTATGCTTCTCGTGATGAATTTCATGATCATTAACCACACATTGCTTCACTTCAGTCTCTCTATGTATCACATTACCAATACATTggtacaatttttcacattCTAACAGGTCCTGAGGAATTTCATTTAACGTGACGATCTTACGTTTTACCGGGCAAAACACCctttgatattgaaatgcaaaattggCTAATTCATATTCTGAAATAAATTCAGGTGGAACTTTCAGCTTACCCTCTCTTTGAACATGCAACAATATACGTTCCAGGGTTCTAAACCGttgaaccaatttcatAGCGGTAACGAGCCCAACCTTAGGTATCCCACTGGTATAATCACAACCAGCAAGGCAAACCATGGTACGAATCTCCTGAGGAGTCAACTTATTCAATGCGAATTTGTATGGTAATTTACAAAAGTCGTCTCGACATATCTCAATACACTCGCCAAAATCATTCAATTTAGTTATTAAACGTCGACAACCAAATATCAGTAAATCCGAATCCTCGGAAAGAATACCTTGAATGAACCCATTTTTCTCTAAATAAACCATTTGAGCATCAGCTTCAAAAGGGGCCACCACGTATGGTATATTTTGCGCCTTACAATAATCGATAACACATTTTGCCATCTCTGGAGTCACATCGGCACATTTTTGGAAGTATTCCATTGCATTCCTTCTTTCGCCGGATTCCCATAACCTTTTAGCAACTGCTCTACTCTCTTCACGCTTTTCTCGACGTTTACTCTCAGTTTCTTTCTTAACACCAATTCCATCTCCATCAAACACCAAGTATGGTTGAATCTTGAAAGATCTTAACATGGCTAActtcttgataaaaaatcGTAAGTATTTCTCAGTAGGCTTACTTACTGCCAATTCATATGCACAGGAGCAAGCAGCTCTATGTAACCAGGCATAACCATCAATACCTAGTGTTTGACCTTCATATCTTCTCAATGTCACCGGATTTTGAATATCCTTCAACTGCGGTAGAAGACCTTGAATACCCATAATCTGCACTTAGAACAACTCAAAAGACCCAATTGCTACTGTAacaaatctttttcaaagactAGCGCTTGTCATCAAGCTCTTGTTGTACCGCGAAGTGGTTGTGATTATCGAAGAAACGCGTCACAAAGGCGATATGCTCTTGCTATATAATGCGATGTGACCTTCACGCGTAAAGACGTCCTTAGGACACAGTTATATAAACGATGGTTACTTGATGTGCATTAAATTTATAAGAAAATAGTTACAGGCTTATTCACAGTCTTAATTGCTGTGCTTTGGCGGTAGTGAGAAAAGTTTGTAGTAATCGACTTCTTGACCTCCGAGTAAAGCCCTTGAAGTGGCCGGTGAGAGCAAGATTCTACGCCATAGAGGAGCTGTCACATCACTCGTGAGCCAaaaatctttccaattggtcTTCCAGCCATAGTTAGTTGGAGAAGACACTGTAAGAGATCTTTTAGCTCCAGAAGCAGAATGTGACATGCCAAAGGTTTCCTTGATAACCATGAGCCATTGATCCACACCTGTAAGAGCGCAGCATATGCCgaaacaattctttgatcttttcagaCCAGAGCCGGTAGAAGTGATAGTTTGATTCAAAGAAGCTTCGTTAGATCTTTCTAAATTTGTATTGTCTATTTCACCATTGACGGTGAGCAGCTCTTCTGGGGCAGTAccaaaaaattcattgaaaagaacagGATCTGTTCTATTTATCCTACTCTCTTTCATTAACTTGCTAAATTCATAGTTAGTGACACCCTGGAACACTTGGAAAAGTTGAACTATTACCAGTAAACCAACCCAAACGGAATGGAAAACGACCCAGACAAACgttaaaaatgcaaaacGGTCATAAGTGAAACCCAAGCATAAATTCTCATTCCTCAAAATGGTACATTTAGGTTCACCACCATTGTCAGCATGTTTGTGAACGTCTTCCAATTCGTCAAAATATTCCATACAAAGGTAATTGAATAATAACATCAAAATTTCCACCAGTAAAATGCACATCAGAAATGCCTTGTGATTTCTCAACCCGATGTCATTATAAACCCAAGGGCAATAGTGATCAAATCTAGCCACTAATGAATTACTGAGGCTAGAGAACCGACTCCTTAACGGTTTTTTAACCCAGGTCTCAATGCAGAAATTTTTACTATCAAATTTACCAGTGGCTAGCAAATCTTTTATAGTTTCTCTTATTACTTGCGTATTCTTCTCCGTGGGGATACGACCAGGATCGGATTTCACAAGTACTACCAGCAAATATGATACGGCtaaaattattatcataAGCAGGAAATTGGCGGTATATTGGTCTTGTATCGTCACGGGGATTACCCTGGAAATCCAAATCAACATTGGCCAAATGATACTGGCGGTGAAAAGTCCTAAATACAGTGGTGATCTCAATAACGATGCTGATGTGACCCCAACAACAGGATAACAGGGAAGAATATATTTGTTTAATAGTTTACCATTTGCCAAACCGAATAATATCACAATTGGTAGTGAAAATAGAAGGTGTAAATGGGAGAAAAGGGCGAATACCACACCTAAAAATACCCATGGTACGAAAAATGTTATAATCTTAGCATGAAGGGATTCCCGGAGCAGTTTCTTAATTGGATTACCAGTTGCGTCGAATCCACAATGTCGCAAGGCATCAACCAAAGAGTACATTGTATTCATCTCTTGAGCGATAGTAAAACAGTCCTTACCATCATCcgtcttttgaaaaacatcACCACCATTTTGTATTAAATAGATGAGAACGTGTGGTTGTCCTTTCAAAGTACCCCAATGTAGCGGTGCAAACCCACCACGATCCGTCACTTTGGCGTATGATCCAAACTTCAGTAGAGAATCCACGGTCAATGAATCACCTTGATAAGCTGCCCAAAGTAAAGGAGTCCTACCATGAGGATCTTGACCATCAACTTCGAGAATACCTCTGTCAACTACAAAGAATAGCACATAAAGTACTAACATGATGTTAGAACTATTCACAGACAGATGCAAAAGGTTGAATCCTTGGTCATCGGTCACTCGTGGATCAGCCCCATGTTCTAACAAGTAATGTACAATGTACACATACCCATAACGAGCAGCCCAATGCAAGGGTGGTGCATGTAGACTACCTGCCTTTATATTAACATCAGCACCGCGAGAGACCAAAAAGTCCACAACACCCAATCGGTTGTTGATACTTGCCCAATGCAATCCAGTAACCTGTTCAGTTTTATCGTAATCATTATTAATATCCACTTGACCGGAATTCACTATTTCTTTTACAGCTGCTAAATCACCTCTTTGACAAGCACTCATAAACTGATCTAATGGTTCTTCAGGTTCTTCCATAGTCGATGTAGCTCTGTGaaccatttcatcatcggtggcttcaccttcatctcCAGAAAGTATCGGTCTCATTGAAGACAgtgaaatttcatccatataagcttcaccatcttcaccactCTGTTTGCGTTGGAAACTATCCACATCGAGCTTATGTGGCTCACTTGAACTCATTTTTCGAAAGCCAATATGAGGATCTACTAGTTCCCTGAAAATACTGCTTATCTCTAAATCAATCTAACGATTTACTTCgattattttccttttagTCGCTTTATATTTCGGGTTTACACTTTTGATGAGCTCTTAATCTGCGTCGCCCCTGGCATAAATAAAGAAATGGGATTAACGTTAAAGGTTCCTACAAAATCCGAATTTAAAATGAAAACTTCAAATGACGTTTAAGCTTGTTTAAATATTTATAcgcaatttttcaacagtATTGAAACATACCCATCAAGCTGGGGATCCGATTGAGGCCAATATAATGGGTATAACCTCGGCAATATCTGGATCCATGTCAGGTATTTTAGCTGCCTTGGACAATACGCCAATCAGAGGCTTGTTACCTATGAGTAATGATCCTTGTTCGGGATTTTCCTGAGGGATCATTTCCACCAAGGAGTAAAAGAGAATGATTAACCTTTGTCTTAATTCTGCGTCGCCTAATTGGTTCACAAGGACCTCCACTGCCTTGTCGATAAGTTCTTTCTTAGTCAATAGATCTTGTGCAATGAAGGGAATCGTATTTGTAATATTGGCAAATATAGCAGCTACAGCCCTTTGCGAATTGACATCGTTCAACTGTAATAGTTTGACTAGAAcatcaaaattcttgacACTTCTAGGGTTAtcgaaattgaaaaatttagcTGCTATGGGCAAAGGATGTGACATCAAATTACTGATGAGTTCAAGCGTGGACCTTTGTAAAAGGATGTTCTCATCCAGCATCAAATTCTCCACTACAGTCCAGTATTTGTCCACGGTTGCAATACGTTTACAaacatcttcaccttcGGAGGCACTAAAAGACGCTAAATTGGTGAGAGCTAATAGTGCCTCGTAACTGTCAGTTGTGCTAATGTGATCCTCCTTGGTTTCAAAGACTTGTTGTGACTCAGCGGGTAATTTGGGCAACAAATCAAAAAGTGGTCCAATGGCATTCACTGGCGAATATTTAGTAAAAATTAGTGTGGGGTCGGTAAAAATTAACATCTTCGTCAATGCTCTTGAAGCCAATATTCTGATTACATCCGTTTTATCGTGATCATTGAGTAAATATTCTAGTATCAGTGTGGTGCCCCCTTGACCGATACATTTGGAAATACTTGGACGATCACGAGTCACATTGTAAATGATACGAACAAATTGCTGCCTGGAGCCCTGGCTCGAAGACGCAAATTCTGTTTTCGCTGTGGAAATCACCTCTTTATTCAATACGTAGTTTGTATTAAAATTGaccacttcttcttttgtcTCCATATTGgcttctttttcttcagaagtCGGGTTCTTTAACTCATAATACGTTTTCAAGTCTCTAATCGACttggaatcaaaattgCCGCTAGCGTTATAATCTTGAGGATGAGTACTCAAATTGGCTAGAATAACCAGTGCACCGTAAGAATTAGAATCCTTCAATTTTGCATTAATGAgttcaacaattttactGCAAAACAATTCTTTAGAACGTAAAATCTTTTTAACCGCCGGTTTCAAACTCAAATATGCCAACCCCTCTATGCATGCCGctatttcatcatcattcttgttcttttgatcAATAAATCCGTCTACTAAAATACTAGCCAAATTCGTAACGCTaacattttgtaatttgCTAAAGGACCAAGTCTTGATCAAAACCAACACAGAATATATCTTGAAAGCATTTAAAGCTAATGATCTTTCCAACAGTGAAATGTAATTCTCTGCAATGTGAACTCTGACAGTTTCATCAATACATGCAATGGAGAAGAGACGTAGCAAacttttggtaaattctACATCTGCTTCATCAAGAACTCTTTTTTGGAATAGTTCTGCTAATTTGCTCCCCAAGAATATTTCTGAACACAATGCTGTCAGTACTGGATACAGTTCAgtcaaaatttcaacaattaATGACAAGGAATCGTTACCCACATCGGATTCAGCTTCAATGACTAAAGCATCTATGAAATCCAACAATTTGTCATTAAATTTTTTCTGATACTGCTTCTCCATTTGGCTGAAGATCAAAAGCATTATAGACTTCACATCCTCCTCCTTAGTACGCCCACATAACTCTCTGATTAAAAAACTGACTTGATTAAATtcatatttgaaatctgtTAAGAGTTTGAAAAGCAAACTTAGCAAATACTTGACATGACGATCCTCTCCATAATGAACCCTTTTCCTAATTTCTGAAAGTAGTGGTAGTGTACTCTCTGCATCAGGGAAACTACCAGCTAGTGTATAAACTGTCTGGGATGACAACTCTTCAAATGTGTCCAATGCCCGGGGCAAATCCTGCAAAATAAGATCGTGTAAATATTTTCTAGACTCACTGTGGTCCTGATAGGATCTTGTAATAATCTTTTCCACCTGTTCAGCACCTAATTGACTCACAACATCTTCAGGGGCGGCTCTGCCCATGATTTGGTCCAATGCATCGTTATAGCTCTTAGCATCAGTGATCTTCAACTTAGTATCCAGTTGAGAACTCAATTCATGCACGGTCTTTAAATCATTAGATTCAGACATTATTGGCTCACCACAACTCAGTTGCCTTTTGCTTTCTTAGATGTACAATAAGGTTAAGTATTGTCGTTCTTAACTAGTAATGCGGTTCGGTTTAACTCAGACATGCACAAGAGTTCTTCAATAATAAAGGCTGCAGTTGAAAGGAATAACCCATATAGAATTTATCCCGAATCGTCACTGACAGGCTTTGCTTTATCGACTATGGAGGATGGCCAGAAGCCCCagcaattgaaagataAGTCCACTGTGGACTCCGCATTGTTGCTGCCGTTTGCAGATGCACCAAGTATAGGTATGTCAGACTAGTTGTAGAGCCATAATCCTGTTCCCAATAGCCCATATACTAACCTTGTTTCTAGTCCAGGCACATCAAAAAGACGATCAGATAGAGTCTACACTGTCAGGTAAAATCGAAGAAGTGGTCAAGAGCTTAAAAGGACAACTTTATTTGAATGAGCATCCAAAAGAAATATCAATCGCTGTGAAATTGCTTTATCTGAGCCTTACGACCCTTGTTGGTAATAGGACACTGGGTGAAGAGTATGTCGATCTAATATACATCAATAACAGGGGCAACCGGTTGGTACAAAGATACAAGAAACTTTTATTCATTCTTACATATACGTTAGGACCATATTTGGGGTCAAAAATACTAAAAAGATGGAGCAAAAGCCAAGAAGAATCGGAGGatcatgatgaaaagaaaatgtcaTGGAAGGATATTACAAATACGCTTTTAAACGTTCatatgatgatattttatttcaaaggTGCTTATTAcgatattttcaaaagagtGTTTGGACTTAGATATGCCATTGGTCACAAAGTGGAAGATGAGGAGTCCAAATTCAGACAAACAAGCTCCAACAGTTACAAGATCTTAGGGTATTTTTTGTTATTCCAGAGTGTGTTTAAAGGTGTGCCGGCAATATTGCAACAGCTCAAATCATTATTAGGACAAACTAGCAAATCTCTAAGCAACTTAGAGAGCGAAAAACATTTGAAAGGCGGGAGAGACCAGAGTGAAATTAAGGGAGTCCCCAACGATTCCCAGATTTCTCATATAAACCTAGAGGACCCATCACAATTGCCCTTTATACCTTCCGCGTCGAGGAACTGCATCTTG
It encodes the following:
- a CDS encoding exonuclease 1 (similar to uniprot|P39875 Saccharomyces cerevisiae YOR033C EXO1 5'-3' exonuclease and flap-endonuclease involved in recombination double-strand break repair and DNA mismatch repair member of the Rad2p nuclease family with conserved N and I nuclease domains), whose translation is MGIQGLLPQLKDIQNPVTLRRYEGQTLGIDGYAWLHRAACSCAYELAVSKPTEKYLRFFIKKLAMLRSFKIQPYLVFDGDGIGVKKETESKRREKREESRAVAKRLWESGERRNAMEYFQKCADVTPEMAKCVIDYCKAQNIPYVVAPFEADAQMVYLEKNGFIQGILSEDSDLLIFGCRRLITKLNDFGECIEICRDDFCKLPYKFALNKLTPQEIRTMVCLAGCDYTSGIPKVGLVTAMKLVQRFRTLERILLHVQREGKLKVPPEFISEYELANFAFQYQRVFCPVKRKIVTLNEIPQDLLECEKLYQCIGNVIHRETEVKQCVVNDHEIHHEKHTLVAMGELNPYNFHNRLVNREHRLQLSSKSEGPIVNTSASNVPTASSIDSFFQKLGAPTTQKRSQPMVPRRDVESKLDVAIKRRKLSVTRGDTIEDSGTSKFFTSRNNLTTPTTPPIVSEQQTEENDSELDTEIPESEAFTQVPSSFVPPGTANSSVSTQEDDSDSLSELEEGNRKAKVITTQAELRPNTRVTTGSYNALQKFRYSSSQESDRETFTRKPLTSKDVNGIQKSESTHKRANILVKPTIERTDTAVARPAVRSISSLSRFAYKG
- the MAS2 gene encoding mitochondrial-processing protease subunit alpha (highly similar to uniprot|P11914 Saccharomyces cerevisiae YHR024C MAS2 Larger subunit of the mitochondrial processing protease essential processing enzyme that cleaves the N-terminal targeting sequences from mitochondrially imported proteins) yields the protein MLRNSTRLYSQIANNSFRLTQLPNGLKVATSSTPGHFSALGLYVGAGSRYETRNLKGCTHILDRLAFKSSEHVDGRTMAETLELLGGNYQCTSSRENMMYQASVFNQDVDKMLNLMSETVRYPLIKQEEVDEQKMTAEYEIDEVWLKPEMILPELLHTTAYGGETLGSPLLCPRELVPSISKYYLADYRNKFYNPENTVAAFVGVSHEQALEYADKHLGDWKSSHPPIAKAPAVYQGGETCVPPAPVFGNLPELYHIQIGFESYPIDHPDIYAVATLQTLLGGGGSFSAGGPGKGMYSRLYTHVLNQFFFIENCVAFNHSYSDSGIFGINVSCIPQAAAYVVDVIARQFSNLFADKKFELTEEEVSRAKNQLKSSLLMNLESKLVELEDMGRQVQLNGKKVPVEEMIANIEKLTPSDIKRVAETIFTGKVKNSNGSTGKATVVMQGQREAFGDVETVLRQYGLGNYPKLEEGSISKPKTRRLGWF
- a CDS encoding ankyrin repeat domain-containing DHHC palmitoyltransferase family protein (similar to uniprot|P39010 Saccharomyces cerevisiae YDR264C AKR1 Palmitoyl transferase involved in protein palmitoylation acts as a negative regulator of pheromone response pathway required for endocytosis of pheromone receptors involved in cell shape control contains ankyrin repeats); this translates as MSSSEPHKLDVDSFQRKQSGEDGEAYMDEISLSSMRPILSGDEGEATDDEMVHRATSTMEEPEEPLDQFMSACQRGDLAAVKEIVNSGQVDINNDYDKTEQVTGLHWASINNRLGVVDFLVSRGADVNIKAGSLHAPPLHWAARYGYVYIVHYLLEHGADPRVTDDQGFNLLHLSVNSSNIMLVLYVLFFVVDRGILEVDGQDPHGRTPLLWAAYQGDSLTVDSLLKFGSYAKVTDRGGFAPLHWGTLKGQPHVLIYLIQNGGDVFQKTDDGKDCFTIAQEMNTMYSLVDALRHCGFDATGNPIKKLLRESLHAKIITFFVPWVFLGVVFALFSHLHLLFSLPIVILFGLANGKLLNKYILPCYPVVGVTSASLLRSPLYLGLFTASIIWPMLIWISRVIPVTIQDQYTANFLLMIIILAVSYLLVVLVKSDPGRIPTEKNTQVIRETIKDLLATGKFDSKNFCIETWVKKPLRSRFSSLSNSLVARFDHYCPWVYNDIGLRNHKAFLMCILLVEILMLLFNYLCMEYFDELEDVHKHADNGGEPKCTILRNENLCLGFTYDRFAFLTFVWVVFHSVWVGLLVIVQLFQVFQGVTNYEFSKLMKESRINRTDPVLFNEFFGTAPEELLTVNGEIDNTNLERSNEASLNQTITSTGSGLKRSKNCFGICCALTGVDQWLMVIKETFGMSHSASGAKRSLTVSSPTNYGWKTNWKDFWLTSDVTAPLWRRILLSPATSRALLGGQEVDYYKLFSLPPKHSN